One region of Natronolimnobius baerhuensis genomic DNA includes:
- a CDS encoding DUF7289 family protein — protein sequence MNWEGSSGNNIGIPKSWTNSRGGAELVGVVLLIGFVLVSATAVVAVGSTALSAVEGQSESEQTHNEFESISERIDTSLQSNDPNSMANLQSQFEFSEGAEITVYEDGTNVSETNTGQLRHNEIVYEGGLVVEDGQVIDSPHFQFNDGHSMVQLPTIINYEDSGSFDGEIRPQTVNTPTLDPDDSLTIEIESEYSEQWKHQFDAANATVSEHNGVVTVEYDIEDSRASDITYALSVGLSDESSFGLNDIPDTHVESYDNNEYDKNNPRNKATVAVDADGGNVGGDLMVRGELISSGEPVNDGPPHVTITEGADQVDEIPEPTPTTELLIDVNDVTNILGVETYASGTDLTGGIYYTDGSESLKGDIEVTDQSILIVDGDLEIEDGDVLANDALDIHVHGELTLTDSTIRTDGPHQGDQVSVFVKDDVNINDEVSMTGLLYGTESTLEIDSPQFNLYGGVTVDDIKRAGNPGRGNVDDYFNLYYDETLKGEAPYATTNVPGSPLETYFENHDGAVHNGDLHVDGDPDGLFDDDLLVKGSATIEDPWSDHSGSLLVEDGADIQRTTIEDDLVVVDDLDIDGGVVKGDIWVDGDATITNELNIHGDLFVNGDVTVKGGTLDGDVYVTGNLNINGNPNFNGGDGLHVLGDLEFDGEPISMTAYINGDATIRNSINDDLHVAGDVTCDGGTITGELYVGGDSDNCNSDPKENPASPVLPGMILDTPNIMEFQLHENEIHHFDIRFAEVNLE from the coding sequence ATGAATTGGGAAGGAAGCAGTGGAAACAACATTGGGATTCCAAAGAGTTGGACAAATTCTAGAGGGGGTGCGGAACTTGTCGGCGTTGTACTGCTGATAGGGTTCGTTCTTGTGAGTGCAACTGCTGTTGTCGCCGTTGGTTCGACGGCCCTGAGTGCAGTTGAAGGACAGTCGGAGTCAGAACAGACGCACAACGAGTTTGAGTCGATTTCAGAACGTATCGATACATCGCTCCAGTCCAACGATCCGAATTCGATGGCTAATTTGCAGAGCCAATTCGAATTTTCGGAAGGGGCGGAAATAACGGTGTACGAGGATGGAACCAATGTCTCGGAGACGAACACAGGACAACTGCGCCACAACGAAATCGTCTACGAGGGAGGGTTAGTTGTCGAAGATGGGCAAGTTATCGATTCCCCTCACTTCCAATTCAATGACGGCCATTCGATGGTTCAACTCCCAACTATCATCAATTATGAAGACAGCGGGAGTTTCGACGGCGAAATTCGACCACAGACTGTGAATACACCGACACTTGATCCTGATGACTCTCTCACAATCGAAATTGAGAGTGAGTATTCTGAACAGTGGAAACATCAATTTGATGCTGCAAACGCAACCGTCTCCGAGCATAACGGGGTCGTAACCGTTGAGTATGATATCGAAGACTCAAGAGCGAGTGACATTACGTATGCTTTGAGCGTAGGACTATCTGATGAGTCGTCGTTTGGTTTGAACGACATTCCAGATACGCATGTTGAAAGTTACGACAATAATGAATACGACAAAAACAATCCACGTAATAAGGCAACGGTTGCGGTCGACGCGGATGGCGGAAATGTTGGTGGTGACCTAATGGTACGAGGTGAACTAATTTCCTCTGGAGAACCAGTCAACGACGGGCCACCTCATGTTACGATAACCGAGGGTGCCGACCAAGTCGACGAAATCCCCGAACCTACACCAACGACAGAATTGTTAATCGATGTTAACGATGTTACGAATATCCTTGGGGTAGAAACGTATGCCAGCGGTACTGATCTGACAGGTGGTATCTATTATACTGACGGGTCCGAATCGCTCAAGGGCGATATCGAGGTAACTGACCAATCGATACTGATAGTCGATGGCGACCTCGAAATCGAAGACGGCGACGTCCTGGCTAATGATGCACTCGATATACATGTCCACGGAGAATTGACGCTCACTGACTCAACAATCCGAACAGATGGACCACATCAGGGTGATCAGGTGTCCGTCTTCGTCAAGGATGATGTCAACATCAACGATGAGGTCTCGATGACTGGCTTACTCTACGGGACGGAATCGACCCTCGAAATCGATTCTCCCCAATTTAATCTGTACGGAGGCGTCACAGTTGACGACATCAAGCGCGCGGGTAATCCTGGTCGGGGTAACGTTGATGACTACTTCAATCTGTACTACGATGAGACGCTCAAGGGAGAAGCACCATACGCCACCACGAACGTTCCTGGCAGCCCTCTCGAAACATATTTCGAAAATCACGATGGGGCAGTTCACAATGGAGACCTCCACGTTGACGGCGATCCCGACGGGTTGTTCGATGACGATTTACTCGTGAAAGGCTCTGCTACCATAGAAGATCCTTGGAGCGACCACTCCGGATCGCTACTCGTTGAAGACGGTGCCGATATCCAAAGGACGACCATCGAAGACGATCTCGTCGTCGTAGATGACCTCGACATCGATGGTGGTGTCGTCAAAGGCGATATCTGGGTCGACGGAGACGCGACGATCACAAACGAACTGAATATACACGGCGATTTGTTCGTCAACGGCGATGTGACTGTCAAAGGCGGCACATTAGACGGAGATGTCTACGTTACCGGCAATCTCAATATCAACGGTAATCCTAACTTCAACGGTGGTGATGGTCTGCACGTGCTAGGTGATTTGGAATTTGATGGTGAACCGATCAGTATGACCGCGTATATTAACGGAGACGCAACTATCAGGAATAGCATTAACGACGATCTTCACGTAGCAGGCGACGTAACGTGTGATGGTGGCACCATCACTGGCGAGTTGTACGTTGGGGGAGACTCGGATAATTGTAATTCAGACCCCAAAGAAAATCCAGCTTCACCAGTTCTTCCCGGTATGATCCTCGATACACCAAATATAATGGAATTCCAACTTCATGAAAATGAGATTCATCATTTCGATATCCGTTTTGCGGAAGTCAACCTTGAGTAA
- a CDS encoding DUF7289 family protein, with amino-acid sequence MVFRREDDVADSETRGQSTLIGVVLLIGMVATLSLTFFFVAGDAVASLEHQAEDERVEGAFVELSQQLQTASSSNDISRTIDLDVGQDGAVVREETGNITVNSDALDDDAIDDMTIGTIEYESTDGTVLAYEAGAVFREKGNETQVVSAPPIHYDLVTQTLTLPVVTATGDDRLGGGDVTFSKHETKTFQDANVVENESVEITIQSEYYRGWESFFRTEAGDTSVQSVDHDNQTLEVQVGYLDIEDAYEDGFLLAERPTDDDIHQNADIDEEDIETGAMPELDEIIDEIVDDIIDDVESGEEDAQSLSETDQTLTDTGSYWVDDDLEIASEDRLEFDISDGNSTVVVDGNVTVSGELIADAAETDHELKLYTTGNVHIDAGEVSVTDGNATNLQFYGTSDAHIGFGTGGTTYEGTLYAPRDSPWDGQENEVYPTECQAQVCMQSNVEVTGAIVARSLDAHSSSVTVEHDPALIDNEISLYSEEYELPPQLTYLNVAHHEIGVRNN; translated from the coding sequence ATGGTTTTCCGTCGTGAGGACGACGTGGCTGATTCAGAAACTCGTGGCCAGTCTACGCTCATCGGCGTCGTCCTATTGATCGGTATGGTGGCTACACTCAGTCTCACTTTCTTCTTCGTCGCTGGAGATGCCGTTGCGTCCCTCGAGCACCAAGCAGAAGACGAGCGAGTCGAAGGAGCATTCGTCGAACTCAGTCAACAACTCCAGACTGCTTCCTCGAGCAACGACATCTCGAGGACGATTGACCTCGACGTTGGACAGGATGGGGCAGTCGTTCGCGAGGAGACTGGTAACATTACCGTGAATTCAGATGCGCTGGACGACGATGCGATAGACGATATGACAATCGGGACGATTGAATACGAGAGTACTGATGGAACGGTACTCGCGTACGAAGCGGGAGCGGTGTTCCGCGAGAAAGGAAACGAGACACAGGTCGTGTCGGCACCGCCGATTCACTACGATCTGGTCACGCAAACACTCACGCTTCCGGTTGTAACGGCAACTGGCGATGACCGCCTCGGTGGCGGTGATGTGACGTTTTCGAAACATGAGACAAAGACGTTTCAGGATGCAAACGTCGTTGAAAACGAGAGCGTCGAGATAACGATTCAGAGTGAGTACTATCGCGGGTGGGAATCGTTCTTCCGGACTGAAGCGGGTGACACCTCCGTTCAATCTGTTGATCACGACAATCAAACACTCGAGGTGCAGGTCGGCTATCTCGATATTGAGGATGCCTACGAAGATGGGTTCCTGCTTGCAGAACGGCCAACGGATGATGATATCCATCAGAATGCAGACATCGACGAGGAGGACATCGAAACCGGAGCGATGCCTGAACTCGACGAAATTATCGACGAAATCGTTGACGACATCATCGACGACGTCGAAAGCGGCGAAGAGGACGCACAGTCACTGTCGGAAACCGATCAAACACTGACTGATACTGGTTCCTATTGGGTTGACGACGACCTCGAGATAGCGAGCGAGGATCGACTGGAATTTGACATTTCCGATGGGAATTCAACAGTCGTCGTCGATGGAAACGTAACTGTCAGTGGCGAACTCATTGCTGATGCTGCTGAGACAGACCACGAGTTGAAACTCTACACGACGGGGAACGTCCACATCGATGCTGGCGAGGTGTCGGTGACTGACGGGAACGCAACGAATCTCCAGTTCTACGGAACGTCAGACGCACATATCGGCTTTGGAACGGGTGGAACTACCTACGAGGGAACGTTGTACGCACCACGAGATTCCCCATGGGACGGACAGGAAAACGAAGTGTATCCGACAGAATGTCAGGCACAGGTCTGTATGCAATCGAACGTAGAGGTCACCGGTGCCATCGTCGCTCGCTCACTTGATGCTCACTCGTCGTCCGTCACGGTCGAACATGATCCAGCGCTTATCGATAACGAAATCAGTCTCTACAGTGAGGAGTACGAACTCCCGCCACAATTGACGTACCTCAATGTCGCACACCATGAAATTGGTGTGAGAAATAACTAA
- the cmk gene encoding (d)CMP kinase translates to MLLTVSGPPGSGKSTTAELLADAFDLDHVSGGDIFRELADERGYTPLEFNKLAEENDEIDRDLDRRLRDIAVTEDDLVLESRLAGWLAGDEADFKFWLDAPAAVRGERIADREDKDPVRATEETKAREASEAQRYEDYYEIDIRDLTIYDLSVNTARWNPDAVLDMLVTAVEEYDDDGDEGKADLDLEYEF, encoded by the coding sequence ATGTTACTAACCGTCTCCGGCCCGCCGGGCAGCGGGAAGAGTACGACTGCGGAGTTGCTTGCTGATGCGTTCGATCTCGACCACGTCAGCGGTGGCGATATCTTCCGTGAACTGGCCGATGAACGCGGCTATACGCCTCTCGAGTTCAATAAACTGGCCGAGGAAAACGACGAGATCGACCGCGATCTCGACCGCCGTCTGCGCGACATCGCGGTGACAGAGGACGATCTCGTCCTCGAGTCACGACTTGCGGGGTGGCTCGCAGGCGACGAAGCCGATTTCAAGTTCTGGCTCGATGCGCCGGCAGCGGTTCGGGGCGAACGGATTGCCGACCGCGAGGACAAAGATCCCGTTCGTGCGACCGAGGAGACAAAAGCACGCGAAGCCAGCGAAGCCCAGCGCTACGAGGACTATTACGAGATCGATATTCGCGATCTGACGATCTATGATCTCTCAGTCAACACTGCTCGCTGGAACCCCGACGCAGTGCTCGATATGCTCGTGACTGCCGTCGAGGAGTACGACGATGACGGCGACGAAGGGAAAGCTGACCTTGACCTCGAGTACGAGTTCTGA
- a CDS encoding adenylate kinase translates to MAQPRLLIMGAPGAGKGTQSAKITEEFDIDHITTGDALRSNKQMDISDMDMEYDTPGEYMDQGELVPDAVVNAIVDEALSQANGFVLDGYPRNQEQAEELEDMTDLDLVLLLDVSEDELVHRLTGRRLDPETGDIYHVEYDPAEDPDVEERLVQRDDDTEDTVKERLRVYRENTEPVIDHYEEAGLLERVDGEQAPADVWEDVKATIEDAA, encoded by the coding sequence ATGGCACAACCACGACTGCTGATTATGGGTGCCCCCGGGGCAGGAAAGGGAACCCAGAGCGCAAAGATCACCGAGGAGTTCGACATCGATCACATCACGACCGGCGACGCACTCCGCTCGAACAAGCAGATGGACATCTCCGATATGGACATGGAGTACGACACGCCCGGCGAGTACATGGACCAGGGCGAACTCGTCCCCGACGCAGTTGTCAACGCCATCGTCGACGAAGCACTCTCACAGGCGAATGGGTTCGTCCTTGACGGCTACCCACGCAATCAGGAACAGGCCGAAGAACTCGAGGACATGACTGACCTCGACCTCGTGCTCTTGCTTGACGTCAGCGAGGACGAACTCGTCCACCGCCTGACTGGCCGCCGTCTCGACCCCGAAACCGGCGATATCTATCACGTTGAGTACGATCCGGCGGAGGATCCCGACGTCGAAGAGCGACTCGTCCAGCGCGATGACGACACCGAGGACACGGTCAAGGAACGGCTGCGTGTCTACCGAGAGAACACGGAGCCGGTCATCGACCACTACGAGGAGGCGGGACTGCTCGAGCGCGTCGACGGTGAGCAAGCGCCTGCGGACGTCTGGGAAGACGTGAAAGCGACTATCGAGGACGCAGCCTGA
- a CDS encoding RNA-guided pseudouridylation complex pseudouridine synthase subunit Cbf5, whose amino-acid sequence MTELRGPPDDRSPAELLSFGVVNLDKPPGPSSHQLSGWLRDAVDDTLADRGVDTTIDRAAHAGTLDPKVTGCLPIMLGDATRLAQVFLEGSKEYVSVLECHGSIPADAESVIDEFEGPLYQKPPRKSAVSRRLRVREIYDLDLLERNDEDRQLLLRIRCESGTYVRKLCHDLGLALGTGAHMGHLRRTATTPFDDRDLHTPYEFLDALAFWLEDDDPEPLFDIVDPAERILEDLPRVLIAENAAREVAHGAPVYEPGVLEVSDDLESGDLVACYMPNGAAICLGEFVGDRDGEATDGVAVSLERVLV is encoded by the coding sequence ATGACTGAACTGCGTGGTCCACCCGACGACCGCTCGCCCGCCGAACTCCTCAGCTTCGGCGTCGTCAACCTCGATAAACCACCAGGGCCGTCCTCTCACCAGCTCAGCGGCTGGCTTCGCGATGCCGTCGACGACACGCTCGCCGACCGCGGTGTCGATACAACGATTGATCGCGCTGCCCACGCGGGGACGCTCGATCCGAAAGTCACCGGCTGTCTCCCGATCATGCTTGGTGATGCAACCCGGCTTGCACAGGTCTTTCTCGAGGGGTCGAAAGAGTACGTTTCCGTCCTCGAGTGCCACGGATCGATTCCGGCCGATGCCGAGTCGGTGATCGACGAGTTCGAGGGGCCGCTCTATCAGAAGCCACCGCGAAAAAGCGCCGTTTCGCGTCGCCTGCGCGTCCGTGAAATCTACGACCTCGACTTACTCGAGCGAAACGACGAGGATCGCCAACTTCTGCTTCGCATTCGCTGTGAGAGTGGCACCTACGTCCGGAAACTCTGTCACGACCTCGGACTGGCGCTTGGCACTGGCGCACACATGGGGCATCTGCGACGAACGGCGACGACGCCGTTTGACGACCGCGACCTGCACACTCCCTACGAGTTTCTGGATGCACTCGCGTTCTGGCTCGAGGACGACGACCCCGAGCCCCTGTTCGACATCGTCGATCCCGCTGAACGGATTCTCGAGGACCTGCCACGCGTTCTGATCGCCGAAAACGCCGCCCGCGAAGTCGCACACGGTGCGCCGGTGTACGAACCGGGCGTGCTCGAGGTCAGTGATGATCTCGAGTCTGGTGATCTCGTTGCGTGTTACATGCCGAATGGGGCCGCGATCTGTCTCGGCGAGTTCGTCGGTGACCGTGACGGCGAGGCGACGGACGGCGTGGCGGTGTCGCTCGAGCGCGTGCTGGTGTAG
- a CDS encoding DUF7563 family protein — protein sequence MVGVTVAPWPSTGTGSTCLHCERHVSDRFSRVYGDNQNRVHRCSNCDSYRRLTRGSAAGKALEIPDPETANGHQGGESDV from the coding sequence GTGGTCGGCGTGACGGTCGCACCGTGGCCGTCGACCGGCACCGGATCGACATGCCTTCACTGCGAGAGACACGTTTCTGACCGCTTCAGTCGCGTCTATGGCGATAATCAGAACCGAGTTCACCGTTGCTCGAACTGCGATTCGTACCGGCGACTGACTCGAGGCTCTGCAGCTGGGAAAGCGCTCGAGATTCCAGACCCAGAGACGGCGAACGGCCACCAAGGGGGTGAGTCCGATGTCTGA
- a CDS encoding DUF106 domain-containing protein, whose protein sequence is MTRTAEKINALVREDSEMDGALQAIREAADENGGEVQWQDVNDDLTSGQWGRLIEKGVLVDGTEGFEIADREAYDEALDGDGTDGDLPGADVDIDPEESKWSQWDKLAAVGSVLLMVGYWFDSVRDTVGTTLDVALAPLDAALPFYAVILSVALLTGLYSTLLQANLMNPEIMGKYQQRMKAMQEKQKDIRERKKEAEERDASDAEIERIDNEMERAREEQMEAMADNLGMFKEQFRPMVWIMLFTIPLFLWMYWKILDGHVAPAELTMVMPIAGEVDLHRGLIGPMWGWIVWYFLCSMGFTQLLRKSLNIDMTPSGT, encoded by the coding sequence ATGACGCGTACAGCCGAGAAAATCAACGCCCTCGTCCGCGAGGATTCTGAGATGGACGGTGCCCTCCAGGCCATCCGCGAGGCGGCCGACGAGAACGGCGGGGAGGTCCAGTGGCAGGACGTCAATGACGACCTGACGAGCGGACAGTGGGGTCGGCTGATTGAGAAAGGAGTGCTGGTCGATGGGACCGAAGGGTTCGAAATCGCCGACCGCGAGGCCTACGATGAGGCACTCGACGGTGATGGCACCGATGGTGACTTGCCCGGTGCAGACGTCGATATTGACCCAGAGGAGTCGAAGTGGTCTCAGTGGGATAAGCTGGCTGCGGTTGGCTCCGTCCTGTTGATGGTTGGCTACTGGTTCGATTCCGTCCGCGATACGGTTGGAACCACGCTCGATGTCGCCCTCGCACCGCTTGACGCGGCGCTCCCGTTCTATGCCGTGATTCTCTCCGTTGCCCTGCTGACTGGCCTGTATTCGACGCTGTTGCAGGCGAACCTGATGAATCCGGAGATCATGGGCAAGTACCAACAGCGGATGAAGGCCATGCAGGAAAAGCAAAAGGACATCCGCGAACGCAAAAAGGAAGCCGAAGAGCGCGATGCAAGCGACGCAGAAATCGAGCGCATCGACAACGAGATGGAACGCGCTCGCGAGGAGCAGATGGAAGCGATGGCCGATAACCTTGGCATGTTCAAAGAGCAGTTCCGCCCGATGGTCTGGATTATGCTCTTTACCATCCCACTGTTCCTCTGGATGTACTGGAAAATCCTCGACGGTCACGTCGCCCCAGCCGAACTGACGATGGTCATGCCAATCGCTGGCGAGGTCGACCTCCACAGAGGACTGATCGGTCCAATGTGGGGTTGGATTGTCTGGTACTTCCTCTGCTCGATGGGCTTTACGCAACTGCTGCGAAAGTCGCTCAACATCGATATGACGCCCTCGGGGACCTGA